The genomic window CGGGGGTGGGATAATCGGTCCCATAAACATACATTTTATCTCTTTTTCCGCAGGCGGTCCTTACACACATGGTTATGAGGTGGGTGGCATCTTTTTTCGTCTCCCCTATTCTGCCTTCCGGGTCTGCCCCGGCAACGTTGAAATATCTGAGGGATACATAACGGAAATCCCGAGCCTTTGAGAAATCCTCCAGCACCCTTTCCACCATGGCTTTGCTCCGGCCATAAGGATTTACCGGACTCAGGGGCATGTCCTCCGATAAAGGCATTTCTTTCGGTTCACCGTATACAGCAGCCGTAGATGAAAAAATAAATTTATCTGCCTTGCATTCTTTCATAGCTTTAATCACGTTTACTGCACCATACACATTGTTTTCGTAATATTTCAGCGGTTCAGCCACCGACTCAGGCACTATTATCTTTGCTGCAAAATGCATCACCGCATCGGGCTGAAAATCCGCCATCGCAGTCTTTATGCTCTCAAAGTCCAGTATATCGCCTTTCATCAGCTTCCCATACAGCACCGAATCCTGATTTCCGGTAGAAAGGTTGTCATAAACCATCACTTCATAGCCCTTTTGCCCCAATAACTTTACTACATGGCTTCCTATGTAACCTGCTCCTCCGGTTACAAAAATTTTTGTCATGCTATTCCTCCTGCTTTTCTATATATATTACTTCTCTCTGGCCGCCGCGATATTATCATGCGTAAGTATTTCGATACCGGCCAAAAGCGAATTCTCATAATCCTCCGATTCATCAAGTCCCTTAGAGCTATCCTTCATGAAAACCACCTTAATAGTTAAGAATAATATTCTCAAATCCAGTAAAAAAGAATAATTTCTTATGTATATAAGGTCATATCTGAGCTTATCATCAGCACTGGTGCTATACCTGCCCAGCACCTGAGCAAGACCCGTAATGCCAGGTTTTACTATATGGCGGTATTTATAGTGGGGATTTTCCTGTTTGAACTGTTTCACGAAAAAAGGCCTTTCAGGCCTGGGCCCCACCATGCTCATCTCACCTTTAAAGACATTTATTAACTGCGGAAGCTCATCTAAGCGTGTAGCTCTGAGGATCCTCCCTATAGGTGTTATCCTGGGATCCTTTTCAGTGGCTAACACCGGCCCGGTGAATTTTTCCGCATTATTTATCATAGTTCTGAATTTATACAGCATAAATGTTTTACCAAAAAGCCCCACTCGTTCTTGAGTATAAAATACTGGACCAGGGGAAGTTAACTTTATTAGAATTGCAATCAATAACATTATTGGAAAAGAAATTATCAGTCCTATGATAGATACAATGACATCTAGAATTCTTTTTATAATCATTTGTTCTGCAGTAAGAGTAAGGTCAATCAATTCAAAGACAGGAATATCGCCGATCTGAGTGGATGAAGATTTGGCAAGAAAAACCTCATAAAGTTCAGGGATGAGTAAAATCTTCCTTCTCTTTTCAAGGGCCATCACCGAAATCTCATTTTTCAACTCCTGCGAAAGCCCCGGGCATAAACAAACTATATCCACCATTGAAATGGCATCTGTTATATGATTAATATTTTCCTCATCTATTATGTACTTAGCCTCAAACCAGCCTCGTGACATATCCTGAAACTTTCGGACCACTTTATAAGCTTCTTCTCTTGAGCCTACCAGCAGAACTTTCTGCACTCCATGAAGATGTTTTATTACTATCAGGCAAATCCCTTTCCATAAAGCAATGAGGATTACTTGAATCACCGCACCAATCGCAAATACGCTTCGCGGGAATGCGAAACCCCTGTAAAAGAAGGTCAACGCCATGGTAAACACCATGATCATGATCAATGACAGGACGACAGAAAATAAGAGCTCGGTAAAAGTCTTCCGCTCTATATCATATAGTCCATAAATTTTGAATATAATAAATGCTGTTATGATAATCCATGGAATCAACTTTACATAATCGGCAAAGTTTGCAGCCGGAATATTTTCAAACCTAAACTGAAAAGCCAAATAATAACCCAGATTCACTAAAAATGCATCTATTAATGCAATAACAATATGATGAATAGTTCCCACTCTTTTTTCCAGCATGAATTTCCTCTCCCATTGAAACACTTACCGCACTTTTTTATTAAGACTAACATTATAAATATTCTATACTGAAATCAGATTCCCTTTTTTGGTCTTTCAATTTGTTTATTCTAAATTTCCCTTATCCACCAGAAGGCAATAAAAATTTAAATTTTTTTTAGCAGCGCGGAGTATGGATTATTCTTTTAAGTTAATTTACAATAATTTATTCAGCCAAGTCTTAATAAAATCATCTTGACTAGATTTTATAGAATCATCATAAAGTTGATGCCCATATTTATCCCATTGTTGATGATTAACTTTTTGTCTATAATATTCTTTCATACGATTGTAAATAAAAACAAGAATTTCATTCCATGTCAGTTGAACTACCTTAGATTTAAGAGTATCACGTTTTTCTTTGCCAATTGCAAAAAACTGAAAAACTATATTTTCATCTTCATAAAATTGATTATTATAAATTTCTTTAGCGACTTTATCTACACAATTTTCTGGAAAGACGCCCAAGGCATATAATATGCTTTCGATATTTTTCTTCTTCGGCTGAAGATAAGGCTTATTTAGTTTGCATTCTCCTCTAGTAAGTTCAGCAAAAATTATTTGTATCTTGTTAGGGAACTTCAAAAATTCTTTATAGTCTTCCATCGGATGACTAGAAGTTTTAAGCTCGCATCTATAAGGAAACCGAACACTTAAAATATCCGCTTCAGTTCTTTGTGATCCACGTTTTTCTGGATGAACTATGAAGTTAGTGATTGTTAAACATCCATTAAGTCTAAAGAACCAATAAGCAACTGATATTGTTTCTGAACTCATAAAAATCTCGCCTTCTCAATATCGGAATCAAAAAATACATTATAAATTTCATCCATCCCTTTTAGCACTTTTTCGATAAAATATTTGCCTATCTTAGGTTGTCAACCATCCTGTTCCCTTGATACCATCTATAGATTAGGCTCCCTCTTCCTTCTTATTAGCCTAGCGATATATTCTTACATAACACCCTTCGCGTCTACTTTCAAAATCTCTAATAAAGGTATCATCATCATCTATTTTCCTTTCAGGGTCATACACAATAAATAATAAGCCGTATGCTTTTGGTACTTTTGTCATATCTTCAGCGATACCACTGGTTGCAACGGAAGGTGTTGTATTTTTGCGAATAAATTTAGTTTCAATCAGCAAATCATCTTGTGAATGATCGGGATTATATGTGGTAATTCCAAATCTTATTGGTGGATATTCTCGCTCGAATTTAGTACTTTCGTTTATCAGGATAGCCTGAACTTTATCATTTAGATCATTCTCACTTTTGGGTTCTTCTCTTTTAAATAATATGGGTATTGTTTTTTTCAATAAGTTATCAATCTCTATAACTTTATGCTCTATGGGTGTTTTTTTATATGCACGACTTGCCAGCATTTCAAGAAGAGAATCTTTAGGAATTTGACTTGACAAATCTTCATACTTCATTTGCATACGCTTTGCAGCATAGAGAATAGAGTCTCCATATCTACAGAAAAGATCATAAACGTCTGACAACTTATCATCAGGGTTGTCTCCCGGTATATAATCAATTAAATCATCGAGCTCATTTAAGAACTTTTCCCGAAAGTCTGCTTGATTTCTAATACCTTCCATACAGGCCAGACGAAGAGTACCATACAATCTTTGCTTTGTCTCAGAATCAGGAATATGGTTTATAAAATCTTCCGTATATACACCTTCATCATATGCCTCTAGCTCAGCAGAATATATAGCGAACCTTCTATCAATACATTGTGAACAATAACCACAATGTGAGGCGCCACCTGGTTTATTTCGTGTTGAACTACAGGATACAGCATTTTCAATCATATTTAATTCATGCGTTTTCTTAAAAATATTAACTACATCCTTTTTTGTTTCATTATAAATGGATTTTTTATTGTAAATGTATTATCAAAACATTGAAGAAAAGCTTGCATTAAGCCTATTGTCTTTGGATGAGTTGTCCGACTAGCCCTTGCATTCATGATATCGCCTTGTTTCGGTAAATTGATACTTGTAATGCCATTTTCATAAACATTAAAACTGTGCTTATCATAGTAATTACAAATAGAAAAAGCGATTGAAGCATATAGAAACATCCTCGTTCTTTGGGTTTCTTCCAGGCTTGAAAATTTTCGTAAATGACATTCATATTTATAATGATTAATTCTATTATGGAATTTTTTCATTAATAACTCAACCAAAACATCTTGCGTATGAGTTACTTTTTTATTAGCTTGATGACTTACTAGACATAACTTTTTTTCTGGATAGGTATGCAAAAAATCTAGCGCTCCTGCTAAAGAATCCAGGCCACCAGAAAATAATATAATCTCAGTATTAGAAGCATCAGAAATAGGCAAAAAATCTTTGGTAAATAAAGATAGCTGGGTATAATTGCTTTCATTCGGTTGATTTTCTTGATTCATTTGGTAAAAATAAAAATTATATTTTCTATCTCCAGACATAAAAACTAAAGCATTAGATAAAGCAGTCTTAACACTATCTTGTTCCCAAAAAGCTAGGTCCCTGACTGGAATATGAAACTCAAAGATTCGAGCCCAGCTTTCGTTATAGAGACTATCACGCTCTCCTCTATCCACAGCTCTATCGGCTGAAAAAACATATGAAGCAATCTCTAATAAATCCAAGATCCTTTCAGGTAATTCATCCGGATTTTTAATAAAACGGCTAAGTGCAATATGTACGTTTCCTTTTTCTTTTTCATTATCAAAATATGATAGCCTTATAACTTTTCCGGTAGGATTTACTTTATCTGGATGAACATTACTACAAATAATTATATTTGGAGACTGACTCATAGAGCTTCAGCCTCCCTCCGTAACTCTGCCCTTATTTTGCCGAATGTCATATTTAGAAATCTGGTTATTTCTTCATTAGTAGGAATATCACTACGACTATATTTATTAAACCATCCTGCAGCAAAAGATTGCATAATCTTTGAAATCTCAAAAGCATGTGTAGACAAAGCCTCACTTTGCTTTGTTAGCTTTTGTGAAAATATTTCTATCGAATCATAATCATCAATAGCTTGAGCGGCTTCTCTTTCTAAATAATATCTCAGATGTCGATTTGTAAATTCTGTAAAGAAAAGTCTTGCCAATTCACAGAAAGCTGCACCTGTTCCTATATTTTTCCATGGGGTTTCATTTGAATTATTAAAGAGTGAAAGTTGTTTGTTGCCTTTTTTTCTTTCATAAGAAGAAAGAACATATAATACAGCATCAACAACCATTTTATTGGTCTCAAGTGATCCAGTATCTGTGACTATATAATCCTTTGCACATCTTATAAGAGAAAATAAGGAGAATCTTTCATCAACGATGAGTCCGTTTTTTGCAAGAAATTCCCTTTGATCTTGTTGATTTGCAGAAAGAGATAGGATTATCAAAAAGCGAATTGCTTTAATAACAGATTCATCAGATGACATTTGTTCATATTTCTTTTTAATATTCGCAAGCGTATTATTGGAAATTTTTGTAACTGTATCATCTGAGCAATCAAAATCAGTAAGTTGCTTAATAATGTCAACCCAGGGCTGTGTTCGCGGTAAAAAACCTATTCTTTCATGCCCCATTTTCATTCCCCCTGAAAAAATACAAGAAACAAGCGTCAAGCCTGAAAAATATGATCATTGCTTTACCTCGATATACGGGTCACGATCTATTACTTTTCTGAGGCTAAATCTATATAGCTATTCTCTTTGATATCTTTTTTCTCAATAAATTTGCCATCCAGAAAACTTCATTCACCTTAAATAGCACACATGTTATTATATATATTAATGCTCCTACTAGAACGGCCACTGCAAGGTCTAGGGCTTGATATATAATCCCTTCTGTCCCAAAAATGGTGCTCATGTAATTATAGGTAAAATGTACCACTACCCCTATTATAAGGCATGCAAGCCCTGATTTGAACAGAGTTTCGATAATTTTCTTTCCGCCCAAAGGGCCTATCTTTTTCCTTAAGCTATAAAAAAGCATAACTGTACATATTATAGCAGAAATACTGGTAGAGAGGGCCAGGCCTCCTATACCCATAAATCTTACAAGAATTAGATTTAAGATTATGTTTATTATCATTGCAATGGCACCGTTAATCATCGGTGTCTTTGTATCCTGTAAAGAATAGAATCCACGGTTTAACACTTCTCTAATACCTATGCCTACCATACCTATAGAATAAAATAAAAGTGCGGTAGCAGTCATGTATGTGGCTCTTTGATCAAAGGCGCCTCTTTCGAATAAAAACCTAATAATCGGTACCCTTAGGATTATCGCTCCGGTCATTACTGGCATAATAACGGCGATTACAATACCTGTAACTCTATTCAAGGTATTTTTAAATGTATTAACATCTTTTTCAGCCGAAAACTTTGAAAGTGTCGGATATATTACGGTAGTTATAGGAGATATGAAAAGCCCAAGGGCAAAAAAGTTCAAGCGATTAGCAAAGTTTAATGCAGATATACTACCTTCGGCAAGAAATGAGGCCATCATCCGGTCAACCAAAGTATTTATCGTACTTACACCGGTCCCGATAACAACAGGAATCACAAGAGTCCCCATACGAATTAGATCTTTATCAAAAAAATCCGGCTTTCCTCCAAAACGAAATCCATTTTTCATAGCCGAAGGTAATTGTATAAATATCTGTGCTGTA from Biomaibacter acetigenes includes these protein-coding regions:
- the murJ gene encoding murein biosynthesis integral membrane protein MurJ, whose protein sequence is MQSELLCDKKIVSEGKKYSSGSVAKSAAIIMVAGLLSKLLGFLRELLIGTKFGATNITDAYLVSLTVPTVIFATVAGALATTFIPVYSKIAAKKGEQKAIYFTQNLFNVVLVISLVISIGGAIFARPLVKLVAMGFEGNTLEMAVNFTRITMFICISLGLTNILTGFLQSHQQFAIPATVNIIFNVIVIGSLILNSVFGIWGLVVASVLGFTAQIFIQLPSAMKNGFRFGGKPDFFDKDLIRMGTLVIPVVIGTGVSTINTLVDRMMASFLAEGSISALNFANRLNFFALGLFISPITTVIYPTLSKFSAEKDVNTFKNTLNRVTGIVIAVIMPVMTGAIILRVPIIRFLFERGAFDQRATYMTATALLFYSIGMVGIGIREVLNRGFYSLQDTKTPMINGAIAMIINIILNLILVRFMGIGGLALSTSISAIICTVMLFYSLRKKIGPLGGKKIIETLFKSGLACLIIGVVVHFTYNYMSTIFGTEGIIYQALDLAVAVLVGALIYIITCVLFKVNEVFWMANLLRKKISKRIAI
- a CDS encoding sugar transferase, giving the protein MLEKRVGTIHHIVIALIDAFLVNLGYYLAFQFRFENIPAANFADYVKLIPWIIITAFIIFKIYGLYDIERKTFTELLFSVVLSLIMIMVFTMALTFFYRGFAFPRSVFAIGAVIQVILIALWKGICLIVIKHLHGVQKVLLVGSREEAYKVVRKFQDMSRGWFEAKYIIDEENINHITDAISMVDIVCLCPGLSQELKNEISVMALEKRRKILLIPELYEVFLAKSSSTQIGDIPVFELIDLTLTAEQMIIKRILDVIVSIIGLIISFPIMLLIAILIKLTSPGPVFYTQERVGLFGKTFMLYKFRTMINNAEKFTGPVLATEKDPRITPIGRILRATRLDELPQLINVFKGEMSMVGPRPERPFFVKQFKQENPHYKYRHIVKPGITGLAQVLGRYSTSADDKLRYDLIYIRNYSFLLDLRILFLTIKVVFMKDSSKGLDESEDYENSLLAGIEILTHDNIAAAREK
- the galE gene encoding UDP-glucose 4-epimerase GalE; the encoded protein is MTKIFVTGGAGYIGSHVVKLLGQKGYEVMVYDNLSTGNQDSVLYGKLMKGDILDFESIKTAMADFQPDAVMHFAAKIIVPESVAEPLKYYENNVYGAVNVIKAMKECKADKFIFSSTAAVYGEPKEMPLSEDMPLSPVNPYGRSKAMVERVLEDFSKARDFRYVSLRYFNVAGADPEGRIGETKKDATHLITMCVRTACGKRDKMYVYGTDYPTPDGTCIRDYIHVMDLADAHVLALEYLLEGGKGDVFNCGYGQGYSVQQVVDAAKRVTGVGFPVEYAPRRPGDPPELVADSTKIKQKLGWKPKYNDLGFIIKTAWEWEKKIL